One Hydrogenophaga crassostreae genomic region harbors:
- a CDS encoding complex I NDUFA9 subunit family protein, translating into MTHSNRRILLLGGSGFLGRHVCEKLHRAGFSITVPTRRASNAQSVQHLPRLTVVEANVHSESDLVRLLPGHDAVVNLIAILHGTEDAFERTHVALPTQLAKACATSGVKRLVHVSALGVALDSPSRYQRSKARGEAVLRKAGLELTVLRPSVIFGEGDRFLNLFARLQSVFPVVPLAGAQARFQPVWVEDVALAVVECLKVTPSPSVIECVGPDVMTLADLVRVAGRHGSRQRPIVPLPMAVGRLQAMLMELAPGEPLMSRDNLAAMSVDNVASGTLPGMGALGISPSSVHSIAPTYLRA; encoded by the coding sequence ATGACCCACTCCAATCGCCGCATTCTGCTGCTCGGTGGCTCGGGCTTTCTGGGGCGCCATGTTTGCGAGAAATTGCACCGCGCCGGGTTTTCCATCACCGTGCCCACCCGCCGCGCGAGCAACGCCCAGAGCGTGCAACACCTGCCCCGCCTGACCGTGGTCGAGGCCAATGTGCACAGCGAATCAGACCTGGTGCGCCTGTTGCCGGGGCACGATGCGGTGGTCAACCTGATCGCCATTCTTCACGGCACCGAAGACGCCTTCGAACGCACCCATGTGGCCCTGCCAACCCAATTGGCCAAGGCCTGCGCCACCAGCGGTGTCAAGCGGCTGGTGCACGTGAGCGCGCTCGGCGTGGCCCTCGACAGTCCTTCCCGGTACCAGCGAAGCAAGGCGCGCGGGGAAGCGGTACTGCGAAAGGCGGGGCTTGAATTGACGGTGTTGCGCCCCAGCGTGATTTTCGGTGAGGGCGACCGCTTTCTCAACCTGTTTGCCCGCCTGCAGTCGGTTTTTCCCGTGGTGCCACTGGCAGGCGCCCAGGCAAGGTTTCAGCCGGTATGGGTTGAAGATGTGGCCCTGGCGGTGGTCGAGTGCCTGAAGGTCACCCCTTCACCATCGGTGATCGAATGCGTGGGACCTGATGTGATGACGCTGGCCGATCTGGTGCGCGTCGCTGGGCGCCATGGCAGCCGCCAGCGACCCATTGTTCCGCTGCCCATGGCGGTGGGCCGGTTGCAGGCCATGTTGATGGAACTGGCCCCGGGTGAGCCCCTCATGAGCCGCGACAACCTGGCCGCCATGTCGGTCGACAACGTCGCCAGCGGCACCCTGCCTGGCATGGGCGCACTGGGCATCAGCCCCTCCAGCGTACACAGCATCGCACCAACCTACCTGCGGGCGTAA
- a CDS encoding metal-sensitive transcriptional regulator — protein MATPAPRTVARKSAAKAAAPAQNPTYRAEHQRDVINRLKRIEGQVRGLIDMVEQGRPCEDVAQQMSAARKAMDKAFYRMMACSVMEAVSDSGNGGETLREVERSTRILERYA, from the coding sequence ATGGCCACCCCAGCCCCCCGCACCGTTGCACGCAAATCTGCCGCCAAGGCCGCTGCACCTGCTCAAAACCCGACCTACCGCGCTGAACACCAGCGCGACGTGATCAACCGCTTGAAACGCATCGAAGGCCAGGTGCGTGGCCTGATCGACATGGTGGAGCAAGGCCGGCCCTGCGAAGACGTGGCCCAGCAGATGTCTGCGGCACGCAAAGCCATGGACAAGGCGTTCTACCGAATGATGGCCTGTTCGGTCATGGAGGCGGTATCGGATTCAGGCAACGGCGGCGAAACCTTGCGCGAGGTGGAGCGCTCGACCCGGATCCTCGAACGCTATGCCTGA
- a CDS encoding glutathione S-transferase family protein, translating to MALKLYIGNKNYSSWSMRPWVLLKQAGIPFEEAMVRFDSFEPGSAFKKSLQGVSPIGKVPVLVDDGFAVWDTLAIAEYLAEKFPEKTLWPANAQARARARSVCAELHSGFGALRSHCPMNIEASLVDTGRLLWRDRPALRADMARLCGLWGELLATQPQKMPDGSGPMLFGTFTIADAFFAPVCMRLKTYQLPLPADLAAYVDRVAALPGVQAWIQDALAEQDFLDFEEPYRLGR from the coding sequence ATGGCATTGAAGCTTTACATCGGCAACAAAAATTACTCATCCTGGTCCATGCGGCCTTGGGTGCTGCTCAAACAGGCGGGCATTCCGTTCGAAGAGGCCATGGTGCGCTTTGACTCCTTTGAACCGGGGTCGGCTTTCAAAAAGTCCCTGCAGGGCGTGTCGCCCATAGGCAAGGTTCCCGTGCTGGTCGACGACGGGTTTGCTGTCTGGGACACGCTGGCCATCGCCGAATACCTGGCCGAGAAATTTCCAGAAAAGACCCTGTGGCCAGCCAACGCCCAGGCCCGAGCAAGGGCCCGCAGCGTTTGCGCCGAGCTGCACAGCGGCTTTGGTGCCCTGCGCAGCCATTGCCCCATGAACATCGAAGCCAGCCTGGTGGACACCGGCCGCCTGCTCTGGCGCGACCGGCCCGCCCTGCGCGCCGACATGGCCCGCCTGTGTGGCCTGTGGGGCGAGTTGCTGGCGACGCAACCCCAGAAAATGCCCGACGGCAGCGGCCCCATGCTGTTTGGCACATTCACCATCGCCGATGCATTTTTCGCTCCGGTGTGCATGCGCCTGAAAACCTACCAACTGCCGCTGCCAGCCGATCTGGCAGCGTATGTGGATCGCGTGGCTGCGTTGCCGGGCGTGCAGGCCTGGATTCAAGACGCTCTGGCCGAACAGGATTTCCTGGACTTCGAGGAGCCCTACCGCCTCGGTCGCTGA
- a CDS encoding multifunctional CCA addition/repair protein, with translation MDIYLVGGAVRDALMQKSAGAPAPAHVDRDWVVVGGSPQAMQDQGYLPVGRDFPVFLHPTTQEEYALARTERKTSPGYHGFAFHAEPGVTLEDDLARRDLTINAMAVDAAEADDPAHGRLIDPHGGQRDLRERVLRHVTHAFAEDPVRILRLARFAARFPDFSVAPETMVLMQDMVADGEVDHLVPERVWQELSRGLMEQRPSRMLDVLRECGALVRILPEVDKLWGVPQRAEYHPEIDTGVHLMMVLDMSARLNASLPVRFACLCHDLGKGTTPADVLPRHIGHEQRSARLLKGVCERWRIPRESRELADVVAREHGNIHRSESLNADALLRLLERCDAVRRPERFAEALLACECDARGRLGFAEVAYPQRQRLLKALALAQQVATQPIAEAALARGMNGLAIAQQIQRARALSIATGLPETASEGPE, from the coding sequence ATGGACATTTACCTCGTGGGCGGCGCAGTGCGCGATGCCTTGATGCAGAAATCGGCAGGTGCCCCGGCGCCGGCCCATGTTGATCGCGACTGGGTGGTGGTTGGCGGCTCACCGCAGGCCATGCAAGACCAGGGCTACCTGCCGGTCGGGCGCGATTTTCCTGTTTTTCTGCACCCGACCACCCAGGAGGAATATGCGCTCGCGCGCACCGAGCGCAAGACCTCGCCCGGCTACCACGGCTTTGCTTTTCACGCCGAACCCGGCGTCACGCTGGAAGACGATCTGGCGCGGCGCGACCTCACCATCAATGCCATGGCGGTGGACGCCGCCGAGGCCGATGACCCCGCGCACGGCAGGCTGATCGATCCCCACGGTGGCCAGCGGGATTTGCGTGAACGGGTCTTGCGCCACGTCACCCATGCTTTCGCCGAAGATCCGGTGCGCATCCTTCGCCTGGCACGATTCGCGGCCCGGTTTCCCGATTTTTCGGTCGCGCCCGAAACCATGGTGCTGATGCAGGACATGGTCGCCGATGGCGAGGTCGACCACCTGGTGCCCGAGCGCGTGTGGCAGGAACTCTCACGCGGCCTGATGGAGCAGCGGCCCAGCCGCATGCTGGACGTGTTGCGCGAGTGCGGCGCCTTGGTGCGCATCCTGCCGGAGGTGGACAAGCTCTGGGGTGTGCCACAACGCGCCGAGTACCACCCCGAAATCGATACCGGGGTGCACCTGATGATGGTGCTGGACATGAGTGCCCGCCTCAACGCTTCGCTGCCCGTGCGCTTTGCCTGCCTGTGCCACGACCTCGGCAAAGGCACCACACCCGCCGATGTGTTGCCGCGCCACATCGGCCACGAACAGCGCAGCGCGCGCTTGCTCAAAGGCGTCTGTGAGCGTTGGCGCATCCCCCGCGAAAGCCGGGAGCTGGCCGACGTGGTGGCGCGTGAGCACGGCAACATCCACCGCAGCGAGAGCCTCAACGCCGATGCCCTGTTGCGCTTGCTGGAGCGCTGCGACGCGGTGCGCCGCCCCGAGCGCTTTGCCGAGGCCCTGCTGGCCTGCGAATGCGATGCAAGGGGACGCCTGGGTTTTGCCGAAGTGGCTTACCCGCAACGCCAGCGGCTGCTGAAAGCGCTCGCGCTGGCGCAACAGGTGGCCACCCAGCCGATCGCCGAAGCCGCGCTCGCGCGCGGCATGAACGGACTTGCGATTGCCCAGCAAATTCAGCGCGCCCGCGCCCTGTCCATCGCAACCGGATTGCCCGAGACAGCCTCGGAGGGCCCGGAATAA
- a CDS encoding mechanosensitive ion channel family protein: MIPEWLTQLNTWWGEMNGPVATLLRIALILLGAWVVKGLLNRAIGGMRTRIGQRMDDREAAQRAETLGRVFRYLVTVVIGLVTVMLVLAELGVSLAPILGAAGVVGLAVGFGAQSLVKDFVTGFFLLLENQIRQGDVVQVDGHTGTVEEITLRFVRLRDYEGAVHYVPNGQITTVVNMTRGFGNAVFEIGVAYREDIDEVMPLMRKVAAQLRADEKYAARIQDDLDIAGVDRWDDSAVIIRCRIRCVAGEQWGVKREYLRRLKAAFDEHAIEIPFPHLTVYAGQDREGKAPPFQLQQLSAP; the protein is encoded by the coding sequence ATGATTCCTGAATGGCTGACCCAACTCAACACGTGGTGGGGAGAAATGAACGGCCCCGTGGCCACTTTGCTGCGCATCGCCCTGATTCTGTTGGGTGCCTGGGTGGTCAAGGGCCTCTTGAACCGCGCCATTGGCGGCATGCGCACCCGCATCGGCCAGCGCATGGACGACCGCGAAGCCGCCCAGCGGGCTGAAACCCTGGGCCGTGTGTTCCGCTACCTGGTCACCGTGGTGATCGGCCTGGTCACCGTGATGCTGGTGCTGGCCGAACTGGGCGTCTCGCTCGCGCCCATTCTGGGCGCCGCTGGCGTGGTCGGCCTCGCCGTGGGTTTTGGCGCCCAGAGCCTGGTGAAAGACTTTGTGACGGGCTTTTTCCTGCTGCTGGAGAACCAGATCCGTCAGGGCGATGTGGTGCAGGTCGATGGCCACACCGGAACGGTGGAAGAAATCACTTTGCGGTTTGTTCGCCTGCGCGACTACGAAGGCGCGGTGCACTACGTGCCCAACGGCCAGATCACCACCGTCGTCAACATGACCCGCGGCTTTGGCAATGCGGTGTTTGAAATCGGCGTGGCCTACCGCGAAGACATCGACGAGGTGATGCCACTCATGCGCAAGGTTGCGGCACAGCTGCGCGCGGACGAAAAGTATGCTGCCCGCATCCAGGACGACCTCGACATCGCCGGCGTCGACCGCTGGGACGACTCGGCGGTCATCATCCGGTGCCGCATCCGTTGCGTGGCCGGGGAACAGTGGGGCGTGAAGCGCGAATACCTGCGGCGCCTGAAAGCCGCCTTTGACGAACACGCGATCGAGATCCCCTTCCCGCACCTGACGGTCTATGCGGGCCAGGACCGGGAGGGCAAGGCACCACCCTTCCAGTTGCAGCAACTGAGTGCGCCGTGA
- a CDS encoding response regulator transcription factor, producing the protein MAHLLIVEDDELLRDGLSAQLKQAGYLIDTADDGEAALDYLHKQAFDGVLLDLGLPKIDGLEVLQRLRQTLPALPVLILTARDGVEDRIAGLNGGADDYLTKPFNGDELLARLQAMLRRASLPAFGTRTSTIHPPAHAGGALRVDPSMPRAWLGEVAIELTQREWELLALLVRCEGQVVSREAVLAAWQSDAGEGGALASNALEVYVHRLRRKLADSRLNIRNIRGLGYMLETARP; encoded by the coding sequence ATGGCCCACCTACTGATTGTTGAAGACGACGAACTGCTGCGCGATGGGCTGAGTGCGCAACTCAAACAGGCCGGGTACCTGATCGATACAGCCGACGATGGTGAGGCCGCACTCGACTACCTGCACAAGCAGGCCTTCGACGGCGTGTTGCTCGACCTGGGTTTGCCCAAAATCGACGGGCTGGAAGTTTTGCAGCGCTTGCGTCAAACCTTGCCCGCCCTGCCGGTATTGATTCTGACCGCACGCGACGGCGTGGAAGACCGTATCGCCGGTCTCAATGGCGGCGCCGACGACTACCTCACCAAACCCTTCAACGGCGACGAATTGCTGGCGCGGTTGCAAGCCATGCTGCGCCGTGCCAGCCTGCCCGCTTTCGGTACCCGTACCAGCACCATCCATCCGCCCGCCCATGCAGGCGGCGCCCTTCGCGTAGACCCGTCCATGCCACGCGCCTGGTTGGGTGAAGTGGCCATCGAACTGACGCAGCGCGAGTGGGAGTTGCTCGCTTTGCTGGTGCGCTGCGAGGGACAGGTGGTGAGCCGCGAAGCCGTGCTCGCGGCCTGGCAATCCGACGCCGGGGAAGGTGGTGCATTGGCCTCCAACGCACTGGAGGTGTATGTGCACCGCCTGCGCCGCAAGCTTGCCGACTCCCGCCTGAACATCCGCAACATCAGGGGACTGGGCTACATGCTGGAAACGGCACGGCCATGA
- a CDS encoding sensor histidine kinase, producing the protein MSPRAGLSLQRQLLLWLLLPQLVLWAGGGLLAYRFALSYAEKGIDQSLTQSVRALARQVKPIGSGLLIDFPKAAQDVLEQDPKDRISYMVSSPPGKFVLGNQNLPQPEMPVEQVGTPLLYRGVVDGKPLRIVVLDLDYGDDGSTQTLRVQVGKSLQVQQRIARELIADMLVPLLALGVLLSLLVYGGIRRGLAPLTRLTSQLEERSVIEREPIGATQAPSEVHALVKAINGLLEEVARHVRQEKRFLDDAAHQLRTPLAGLISQVELAQQEARTPALLDRLSKVHTGAQRSAHLVHQLLTLARSENHTHRVPLDLAALAREVAREWTPRALSAGMDLGFEGEQSLMVKGDALQLREALSNLIDNALRYTPGGSAITLRVERSESGASLAVEDNGPGLQPAEMAQVFRRFWRGSQQPGGCGLGLSIVREIARRHGGEADVQTLAPHGLRVVLTLSETD; encoded by the coding sequence ATGAGCCCCCGGGCCGGTCTCTCGCTGCAGCGGCAGTTGCTGCTGTGGCTGCTGTTGCCCCAGCTGGTGCTGTGGGCGGGCGGCGGCCTTCTGGCCTACCGGTTTGCCTTGTCGTATGCGGAAAAAGGCATCGACCAATCGCTCACCCAATCGGTGCGCGCGCTGGCCCGCCAGGTGAAGCCCATCGGCTCTGGCCTGCTGATCGATTTCCCCAAGGCGGCACAAGACGTTCTGGAGCAAGACCCGAAGGACCGGATCAGCTACATGGTGTCGTCGCCCCCGGGCAAGTTCGTGCTCGGCAACCAAAACCTGCCCCAGCCTGAAATGCCGGTTGAACAAGTTGGTACGCCTCTTCTGTACCGCGGCGTTGTGGATGGCAAGCCCTTGCGCATCGTGGTCCTCGACCTGGATTACGGCGATGACGGTTCAACGCAAACGTTGCGGGTGCAGGTGGGCAAGAGCCTGCAAGTGCAGCAGCGCATTGCGAGAGAACTCATTGCCGACATGCTGGTGCCTCTGCTGGCACTGGGCGTGTTGCTGAGCCTGCTGGTCTATGGCGGCATCCGGCGCGGTTTGGCGCCACTCACCCGATTGACATCGCAGCTGGAAGAACGCTCGGTGATCGAACGTGAGCCCATCGGTGCCACGCAGGCGCCCAGCGAAGTGCATGCGTTGGTCAAGGCCATCAACGGCTTGCTGGAGGAGGTGGCGCGCCATGTGCGCCAGGAAAAACGCTTTCTGGACGACGCCGCCCACCAACTGCGCACACCCCTGGCCGGTCTGATCAGCCAGGTGGAACTGGCGCAGCAAGAAGCCCGGACCCCCGCCTTGCTTGACCGGTTAAGCAAGGTACACACTGGCGCGCAACGCAGTGCCCACCTGGTGCACCAACTGCTCACGCTCGCCCGCTCTGAAAACCACACCCACCGGGTGCCCCTGGACCTGGCGGCACTGGCGCGCGAAGTGGCCCGTGAATGGACCCCACGCGCCTTGTCCGCGGGCATGGATCTGGGCTTTGAGGGCGAACAATCGCTGATGGTCAAAGGCGATGCCCTGCAGCTGCGCGAAGCCTTGTCCAACCTGATCGACAACGCCCTGCGCTACACGCCCGGCGGCAGTGCCATCACCCTGCGCGTTGAACGAAGCGAGAGCGGCGCCAGCTTGGCGGTGGAAGACAACGGGCCGGGTCTGCAGCCAGCAGAAATGGCCCAGGTGTTTCGCCGTTTCTGGCGCGGAAGCCAGCAACCGGGCGGTTGTGGGCTGGGCCTGTCGATCGTGCGGGAAATCGCCCGGCGCCACGGTGGCGAAGCGGATGTTCAGACCCTGGCACCGCATGGTCTGAGGGTGGTGCTCACGCTGTCCGAAACGGACTAG
- a CDS encoding ABC transporter ATP-binding protein has protein sequence MASSLHIAGIRKVFGKGDKAVEVLKRIDIDVEPGEFLILVGPSGCGKSTLLNIIAGLEEPTDGELLIAGKNVIGMPPSKRDIAMVFQSYALYPTMTVADNIGFALEMRKVSVEARKKRIQEVAVMLQIEHLLDRRPAQLSGGQRQRVAMGRALARDPQLFLFDEPLSNLDAKLRVEMRAEIKRLHQLSGITTVYVTHDQIEAMTLGSRIAVMKGGVLQQIDSPDEIYRRPANMYVAGFIGSPTMNFIPGRVQTSGDQGKFAFDGGTLDLPCPDMAVVTLGQRPEHIHLSADAPWRGEVVLVEPTGADTYVVVKTAVGLITVRAPANTQVKIGETVGMTVSGRHNNWFDPKTEQRMASMDAHHES, from the coding sequence ATGGCATCTTCACTGCACATCGCAGGCATCCGCAAGGTCTTCGGCAAGGGCGACAAGGCCGTCGAGGTCCTCAAGCGCATCGACATCGATGTCGAGCCGGGTGAATTTCTGATCCTGGTCGGCCCCTCGGGCTGCGGCAAGTCCACATTGCTCAACATCATTGCCGGGCTGGAAGAGCCCACCGACGGCGAGCTGCTGATCGCCGGCAAGAACGTGATCGGCATGCCGCCTTCCAAGCGTGACATTGCGATGGTGTTTCAGAGCTATGCGCTCTACCCGACAATGACGGTGGCCGACAACATCGGCTTTGCGCTGGAGATGCGCAAGGTGTCTGTTGAAGCGCGCAAGAAGCGCATCCAGGAAGTGGCGGTGATGCTGCAAATCGAGCACCTGCTCGACCGCCGTCCGGCACAGCTTTCTGGCGGCCAGCGCCAGCGCGTGGCCATGGGCCGCGCCCTGGCGCGCGATCCGCAGCTGTTCCTGTTTGACGAGCCGCTGTCCAACCTCGACGCCAAGTTGCGCGTGGAGATGCGCGCCGAAATCAAGCGCCTGCATCAGTTGAGCGGCATCACCACCGTCTACGTGACCCACGACCAGATCGAAGCCATGACCCTGGGCAGCCGCATCGCGGTGATGAAAGGCGGCGTCCTGCAGCAGATCGACTCGCCGGATGAAATCTACCGCCGCCCGGCCAACATGTATGTGGCTGGTTTCATCGGATCACCCACCATGAACTTCATTCCCGGGCGGGTGCAGACCAGCGGCGATCAGGGCAAGTTTGCTTTCGATGGCGGCACACTGGATTTGCCTTGCCCTGATATGGCTGTGGTGACGCTGGGTCAGCGGCCGGAGCACATCCATTTGTCGGCCGATGCCCCATGGCGCGGTGAGGTGGTGCTGGTCGAGCCCACTGGCGCCGACACCTATGTGGTGGTGAAAACGGCCGTGGGCCTGATCACGGTGCGGGCACCGGCCAACACCCAGGTCAAGATCGGTGAAACCGTTGGTATGACCGTGAGCGGGCGCCACAACAACTGGTTTGACCCGAAAACCGAGCAGCGCATGGCCTCGATGGATGCGCACCACGAGTCCTGA
- a CDS encoding carbohydrate ABC transporter permease, translating to MTAKSFNFGRLVVYGVLLVAAFFFLVPMYVMIVTSLKDATQIRTGNLLSLPAGLNVESWSLAWSSACTGVDCRGLKPYFWNSVSMAVPAVLISTAWGAVNGYVLSMWKFRGSEVLFGFLLFGVFMPFQVVLLPMSQILGYLGISSSIAGLILVHSLAGLAGTTLFFRNYYTAVPRELVNAARIDGAGFWRIFWRIVLPMSTPIMMVTLIWQFTNIWNDFLFGVAFSGADSKPITVGLNNMANTTSSVKNYNVDMAAAIIAGLPTMLVYILAGQYFVKGLTAGAVKG from the coding sequence ATGACGGCCAAATCATTCAACTTCGGGCGGCTGGTCGTCTACGGTGTGCTGCTGGTCGCCGCATTCTTCTTTCTGGTACCGATGTACGTGATGATCGTGACGTCGCTCAAGGACGCGACGCAGATCCGCACCGGCAACCTGCTGAGTCTGCCTGCCGGGTTGAACGTCGAGTCCTGGTCGCTGGCCTGGTCTTCGGCGTGCACCGGCGTCGACTGCCGCGGTCTCAAACCCTACTTCTGGAATTCGGTGAGCATGGCCGTGCCGGCCGTGCTGATTTCCACCGCCTGGGGCGCCGTCAACGGCTACGTGCTGAGCATGTGGAAATTCAGAGGCAGCGAAGTGTTGTTCGGTTTCCTGCTGTTTGGCGTTTTCATGCCTTTCCAGGTGGTGCTGCTGCCGATGAGCCAGATCCTGGGCTACCTTGGAATTTCCAGCTCGATCGCCGGCCTGATTCTTGTACACAGTCTGGCTGGCCTGGCCGGAACCACACTGTTTTTCCGCAATTACTACACCGCCGTGCCGCGTGAGCTGGTCAATGCCGCGCGCATCGACGGGGCAGGGTTCTGGCGCATCTTCTGGCGCATCGTGCTACCCATGTCCACGCCCATCATGATGGTGACGCTGATCTGGCAGTTCACCAATATCTGGAACGATTTCCTGTTTGGTGTCGCGTTCAGCGGTGCCGACAGCAAGCCCATCACCGTGGGCCTGAACAACATGGCCAACACCACCAGCAGCGTGAAGAACTACAACGTGGACATGGCCGCCGCCATCATTGCCGGCCTGCCCACCATGCTGGTCTACATCCTTGCGGGTCAATATTTTGTGAAAGGTCTCACGGCAGGCGCCGTGAAAGGGTAA
- a CDS encoding carbohydrate ABC transporter permease, giving the protein MKSAENLLPKLVIAPGFVLGFAFIYGLMIWNGVLSVTGSRMLPNYETFVGLDQYVQLWQMDRWYVALKNLGLFSLLYVGGSMGIGVFLAIFLDQKVRAEGLLRTIYLYPMALSFIVTGTAWKWILNPSLGLEKLMHDLGWSSFHFDWLVQSDTAIYCVVIAGIWQSAGFAMALFLAGLRGIDDSIIKAAQIDGASLPLIYWRIILPILRPVVFSTILVLSHLSIKSFDLVMALTGGGPGYATDVPATFMYTMSFTRGQIGLGAASATMMLATVAAIVVPYLYSELRAKPHDR; this is encoded by the coding sequence ATGAAATCTGCTGAAAATCTCTTGCCGAAACTGGTGATCGCGCCCGGGTTTGTCCTCGGATTTGCGTTCATTTACGGTCTCATGATCTGGAATGGCGTGCTGTCCGTGACCGGATCGCGCATGCTGCCCAACTACGAGACCTTCGTCGGCCTGGATCAGTATGTACAGCTCTGGCAAATGGACCGCTGGTATGTGGCCCTGAAGAATCTGGGTCTTTTCAGCCTGCTGTATGTGGGTGGATCGATGGGCATCGGCGTGTTCCTGGCCATCTTCCTTGACCAGAAAGTGCGCGCCGAAGGCCTCTTGCGCACCATCTACCTTTACCCCATGGCCTTGTCGTTCATCGTGACCGGCACCGCCTGGAAATGGATTCTGAACCCCAGCCTCGGGCTGGAAAAACTCATGCACGACCTGGGCTGGTCCAGCTTTCATTTTGACTGGCTGGTTCAGTCCGATACGGCCATCTACTGCGTCGTCATTGCGGGCATCTGGCAATCGGCCGGATTTGCGATGGCGCTGTTTCTGGCCGGCCTGCGTGGCATTGATGACAGCATCATCAAGGCCGCGCAGATCGACGGGGCATCACTCCCTCTGATCTACTGGCGCATCATCCTGCCGATCCTGCGCCCAGTGGTGTTCTCCACCATCCTGGTGCTGTCGCACCTGTCGATCAAGAGTTTCGACCTGGTGATGGCCCTGACCGGTGGTGGTCCTGGCTACGCCACCGATGTGCCGGCCACATTCATGTACACGATGAGCTTCACCCGGGGCCAGATCGGGTTGGGCGCTGCCAGTGCCACCATGATGCTGGCCACTGTGGCCGCCATCGTCGTGCCCTACCTCTATAGCGAATTGCGAGCCAAGCCCCATGACCGGTAG
- a CDS encoding ABC transporter substrate-binding protein — protein sequence MKLNNLLVAALAACSVSGAIAGEVEVLHWWTSGGEAKSVGELKKIMQAKGHTWKDFAVAGGGGDAAMTVLKSRVVAGNPPAAAQIKGPAIQEWANEGVLANLDATAKAEKWDSLLPKVVADVMKYKGNYVAAPVNVHRVNWMWANNAVLKKAGVTATPKTWDEFFAAAEKIKAAGLIPVAHGGQNWQDFTTFEDVVLGVGGAKFYQDALVKLDQKALTSPTMTKSLETFRKIKSYTDPAAPGRDWNLATAMVIGEKAAFQFMGDWAKGEFTAAGKVPGKDYTCAAAPGTANAYTFNVDSFAMFKLKDASAQKAQGDLAAAIMGTEFQEVFNLNKGSIPVRLNMSMDKFDDCAKASSKDFVATAKTGGLVPSVAHGMAISPAAEGAIKDAVSQFWNDDSITVADGVKSIAKAAATK from the coding sequence ATGAAATTGAACAATTTGCTGGTCGCGGCTTTGGCAGCCTGCTCGGTATCTGGCGCCATTGCCGGTGAAGTCGAGGTGCTGCACTGGTGGACCTCTGGCGGCGAAGCGAAGTCGGTCGGCGAGCTCAAGAAGATCATGCAAGCCAAGGGTCACACCTGGAAAGACTTCGCCGTGGCCGGCGGCGGCGGTGATGCCGCCATGACCGTGCTCAAGAGCCGTGTGGTCGCTGGCAACCCGCCAGCTGCTGCCCAGATCAAGGGACCTGCCATCCAGGAGTGGGCGAACGAAGGTGTGCTGGCCAACCTGGATGCGACGGCCAAAGCCGAAAAATGGGACAGCCTGCTGCCCAAGGTCGTGGCAGATGTGATGAAGTACAAGGGCAATTACGTGGCTGCACCGGTGAACGTGCACCGTGTGAACTGGATGTGGGCCAACAATGCCGTGCTGAAGAAGGCTGGCGTGACCGCAACGCCGAAGACGTGGGACGAGTTCTTCGCCGCGGCGGAAAAGATCAAGGCAGCAGGCCTCATTCCTGTCGCCCACGGCGGCCAGAACTGGCAGGACTTCACCACCTTTGAAGACGTGGTGCTGGGTGTCGGTGGCGCCAAGTTCTATCAGGACGCCCTGGTCAAGCTGGACCAGAAGGCGCTCACCAGCCCGACCATGACCAAGTCGCTGGAAACATTCCGCAAGATCAAGAGCTACACCGACCCGGCCGCTCCTGGCCGCGACTGGAACCTGGCAACGGCCATGGTGATCGGCGAAAAGGCGGCCTTCCAGTTCATGGGTGACTGGGCCAAAGGCGAGTTCACGGCGGCCGGCAAGGTGCCAGGCAAGGACTACACCTGTGCAGCCGCGCCAGGCACGGCCAACGCCTACACCTTCAACGTCGACTCATTCGCGATGTTCAAGCTCAAGGATGCGAGCGCACAGAAAGCGCAGGGCGATCTGGCTGCCGCCATCATGGGCACCGAGTTTCAGGAAGTTTTCAACCTGAACAAGGGTTCGATCCCGGTGCGTCTGAACATGTCCATGGACAAGTTCGACGACTGCGCCAAGGCCTCCAGCAAGGATTTTGTCGCCACCGCCAAGACCGGCGGCCTGGTGCCTTCGGTCGCTCACGGCATGGCCATCAGCCCGGCTGCTGAAGGCGCGATCAAGGACGCCGTGAGCCAGTTCTGGAACGACGACAGCATCACTGTGGCTGACGGTGTGAAGAGCATCGCCAAGGCCGCCGCGACCAAGTAA